Genomic segment of Drosophila ananassae strain 14024-0371.13 chromosome 2L, ASM1763931v2, whole genome shotgun sequence:
CAGGACCTCCCTCATATAGGGATTTCGTTCGACGACTCTCTCGTTGACGAAGTCTCTTTTTCGGTTATGCAATCGCTTGCCACGATCCAGCAGAGCCTTGGTACTGGCGTCCATGGGGTCATCGTAGGTGGCGGCGTAACTCAACGGACGCGTGGTAGCCACTGTTGTGGTGGTGGACAGCGTATCCGTGTCTTGGCTGGATTGGGCGGAGAGGGACTGCAACGAGGGTCCCTTCTTGAGGTCACCATACGACTTGGAGCTTTGCCGGGAGCTATTCACCAAAGGCTTGAAGGGTGGCGGCGATTGGGAGCGGGGCTTTTCCTTAATCCTGTTGGATCCCCTACGCTTGGAGGCCAGTAGACCTCCCAGGATGTCCTCCTCTTCCATGGACTCGGCTCTCTGATCAAAAACGGTTTTGCCATCCGGCCATTTGCGATTCTTGAAAGCTGCCGAAGGTGGCGAATCCGAGCGAGCGTACTCCGGCAAttgttttttcagtttctcggCAGGATCTTCGTCATCCTGCTCGGTGTCGGCATCCATCTCCGCCTGAGACTTGGGCCAGGATCGCCCTTGGAAGACCTCTGGGACTGGCTCATCGGCGGCCACTGGTTCCGGCACAAATCTGGGTGCCTCCACTTTGGGCAACTTTAGCTTCTTGGGCATGGGAACGATGACCGGCTTGTTGTCCTGTAACTCTATAAATGCAAAGGAACTGCGCCGCGTGGAGCAGGCAGTGGAGTCCCATGGGGtcgcactggcactggcactggcactacCACTGCCATCCACATCCAGTTTCTTGAACATGGGCGGCGTTCCCTCGTGACGGGGCTTTGTATCCTGGGTGGTTCCCCGACGGGAGACAGAAGGCAACATGGGTGGCGTGGGAGGAGGCAGACTCCGCTTGGAGTTGCTAGAATTGCTGCTACTCTGAAGGGAGTCCCTGCGCCTCTGCTCCGCTGCAGAGGCCTCAAAGTTCTCATCCCGCTTAATCAGAGCCTGACGACGTTCCCTCTCGAAATCCTCGATCAGGCGGCGCTGGGTGGTCGCCTCGTCGTCGGAGGATAGGTTATTGAGGAGTTGCACGGAATTTGAGCTCGGCGAAATGGGTCGCATTTTATTCCGCCTGGGCGGCATGGGGCTGTTGGGTAACTTCTCCATATTCCACTCCAAGGAACTCTCTTTGCTGACCACTGGCTGTGGTAGTTTCCTTCGGGGCATTGGCGAAGCCGGCAACTTTTCCATATCCCAGTCCAAAGAGTTTTCCTTGCTGCGGATCTTAGGCGGAGTTATGATCTTGGGAACGGGATCCACCAAGCTGCTCCCAGAGGAGTTCTTCGAGGCAAGAGTACTGGAAGGTTTTTCAGGTGTCGGAGGTAACTCTTCTTTTTGGACACCGTTTTCCTTGACATTCTCTTCAGGATGGTCCACAACATCGACAGCGACATCATCTTCCACCACTAAACTAGGAAACTTCAAAGTCTTACCACCCTCAATGGGTACAACCTCCAGATCCTGCGGTTGTAAATTCTTTGTGTAAACCTGATTTAAAAGATCCTGGACCGATGGAGCCATATCCTCTGGATCGAGCTTGGCCAGTTTTTTGCGCAGCCTTTGTGGGGCCTTGGGCAGAGATGGctcgctggaggaggagctgctCTTGGGTCTGCGTTGAGGACGCGATGGAAAGTGCAAGCCATCCACTTCGTATTGGCCATTGTCCTGTTGGAATTTCTCTAAGCCAGACAGCGGCTGAAGAGCATCCTCGTCTCTTTCCAGAGACTCCAATTTTCCAAGATAGTCTCGATCTTCCGATTTGCTGTTTACTAGACTGGCCCTCGGCGTGATGCCAACCACTTCATCATTGGAATCGAATTCCACGTTCACCAGCATTTCATCAGAAAAGTTTCCAAACAGCTTCTCAATACTTTGGTCCTCGGAGCTGCCCCTTTTCACCACAGTCACGGGTTGGGCACTAGGACTCTTGCTGATGGTGGTGCAGAGGGAATCGGCATCGACGTCGTCTTCCAGAGGCTCCGCAACGGCAATGGGATCCGAATGATGATCTTGCTCCTGCTCCATTTCATCGACCATGTTCTGGAATAACTCATCTACTTGCTCCGCTTCGCGTTCCTTTTCTAGGTTCGTTAGGGCCACCAGTGCCTCCTGGTTAAGTTTCTCATTCAGAGAGATCTCCGACTGGCGGCGGGACATTACCAAACTGGATTGGGAACCGCGACGGGAACTGTTCAGGGACGATTTATCGCAACCGGTTTTTGGCAAGTTTCGGATGTCCTCCacgactggaggaggtaaTTCCTCCTCCGTGGGCAATTCCTTTTTAGCTTCTTGGGCAATTTCTTTGAGCACTTCCTCAACGGCAGGACTCTTGGTTTTGGAGCGTTCCAGCTCCTTGGCCTCGGTggctttttttattaaatccaACACTTCAAAATCATCAGGAACTGGGATGGCGGGCTTTACGATTTCAGGTTTAGGTTTGGGTTTTGGTTTGGAATCCTTCTCCACGGCTTTAGTCGCTTTCTTTTGAGCCTGCTTGGCCTGGCGGGCATTGCTAATCTTGGCCAGCTCCTCCAGGGAATTGTTAACCTTGGTCACCGTTTTTGTGGTCTTTGTGggagatttcttttttttgatgGGAGACTTTCGTTTTTCTGGTGACTTTCGGGAACCGCCCATTCCAAAGAATTTGGCCAACTTGGAGTCGCGATATTGGACTGGTAGGTCTCTTAGGGGATCAGGCTTGCTCCTGGCTTCCGCTTCCTTtttctcctgctcctccttttGGGCATAGAACTTGTCGCGTTTCTTTTGCAGAAAGTTTGTGGCTTCATTGCGCCATTCGTTGCGCAGGTAGTCCATGGTCTTCTCCAAATCACTCATCGAATCACTGGCAGAAACAATGGACTCTCTGGATCGGGTCAAGCTGCTCAGGTTGCTGGTGGTGGACTCCATGCGACGCAACTTGAAGGCCGCCTGCTCATCGCTGTTTTGCGAGTTCTGCGAGTTCACCGAGCTCATCGACTCGAAGCGTTTGAGAATGTTCTGTACTCCGGTCAACCTTGGCTTGGACGACTTCAGTTCGAAGTCTCCCTCTCCCAGGGACTTGGTTTTCACCAGCTTTTTGCTACTGCGACGTGGGAGTCCCAGTTCCAAATCCAAGCCAGTCTCCTCGAGAATACGATCGATATTATCGGATAGATCGCTGGGGGACTTTTCGTCTTGAAACAAACGCTGATACTCGGAGCTGGGGGATCGTGTTGCTCCGTCTCCCAGAATTTCATCCAAGATGCACTCCGTTTCATCTTTTGGCGGAGGAGGAGAAGTAGGAGGTGGAGGTACTTCTTCAGCCACTTTAGTGGCAGCTTCTGCTTCGGCCGCTGCCTGCTTTTTGGCCTTGGTGCCCTTTGGGACAATTTTCTTAATGATCTTGATGGTTTTCCCTTTTCCAGTAGCCGTGGCCGTGGTCTTGGTCACCGTAGTGGCACTTCCGGATTTTGCTGGCACTTTTTTTACAATCGTGGTTACCTTTACTGGATTCTTCTTCTTGGTCAAGTCCAGGGCTCCATCCATCTGATGGTCCCGTAAGCTGAATGTTTGCAACGAGGCCTGTCGTTTGGGCGGCACAGGTTTCGAGTCGACCTTTCCAGCAGGTTCCTTCTTGGGTTGTTCCACCTTCTCCTCTGGTTTGGCCTTACTTTCTTCTGAAGGTTTGGGCTTACTCCGCTCTGGGGGTTTGGGAGGCTCTTCTTGGGGTTTTGACTTGGCCAGGGAGGCCTCAGTTTGTGACTTCTTCAGTCTATCGGCCACGGTTTCGACCGTTCTTCGCTGGGGAGCTGGGCTGCTGGGAAAGTACTTGGCCAGATCTACATCTTTCAgggttttttggtttttgtttgtgttgctGGAGGTGCTCTTCTCCTGCTTCTGGTTGGGAAAGTACTTGGACAGGTCCACCGTAGGTGCGGCCTGAGCACTCACCGTGGGCATAGTCAGCTGCGACTTGATGTGATCCATTGTGCCGGCGAAACTGCTGGCTTGAATCTCTTTCAGTTTTGTATTCAGTTGTTTGTTGGGTTGCATGTCCACATCCGCTTCGATGTCCACATCCATGTCCTCGTCCTGATCGCTGCTGTGCTGGCGCTGCAGCTTCTTCATTGTACTTAGGATGCCCtctatttgcattttattctCGATGGGAATGGGTGCCTTCTTCACTTTGGGACTTCCCGAGCTGGCGTTGCTCTTCAGGCTGTTGGACCGGCTTACATTGGCCTTGCTCTCCTTGGAGTTCTTGAGGCTCGGTGGCTTCGGTAGCTGCTCCTTGGGTCGCTCCTCAAAATTGGGCTTGCGGGGCTTCAGCTCGTCCAGATTGAAATCTATCACCGGCTTGGGTTTGGGCTCAGCCACCGATTGCGGCGGCGGACTCACCACTTTTTCGTACTTTTCATCGAACTTGGACTTGGGTTGAAGTGGAGGAGCTGCCGTAGTGGGAGCTGCCACAACACTGGCTGATTTCTGCGCAGCTGCTATGGCTGCATTCTCCGCCAGCCACTTCTCCTTGAGCGTTAGCTTCCGCAGGATATCGCTTTTGACCAGGTTCTCCTTGGCCAGGACCTCCAGATCCTTGTTCATTTTGACCATGTTGTTCATGTGGTAGAGCTTCTCACTAATTGCCTCGATTTCGCTACTAAACTTACGGGGAGCGTTGCGCTCCAGCTGCTCCATTTCCACACGAGTGGGCGTTGGAGTGAGGGGCGTGGCGGGTTGGCTGCGAGCCGACTCGAAGGAGTTGGCCGACTTGAGAGAGCCTCTATCGGCCAAGTTTTCTTTATTGTCTACATTAAGTGTGAGCTTCTATTGGGGAATTACATATTTAAGGATAATAATGAAACCAACACCATGATATGGGAATCAAAATATGAGAGAGTCggggaaaataaatgaaaatattgagaaGGTTAGTCTCCCCATCACCAAGAGACATCAAACGATGCAGAAACTCACCTCTGTTTCAGTGTCCGTGGGCAGATTGGCGGGCAGGGGCTGCAAACGCACCTCCTCGCGTCTCAGCTCCCGGGCTTTCTTGAACTCCTCGCCTTCGGTATCGTCCTTGCCATCATCTGGGAAATAACGAGAGTTTAGTAACCTTGTAGGTTATGAGAAACTCCCGGAGTGGTGGCCACTCACCCGCAATACCTTCGCTGGAGTCGTAGAAATCGTCCGAATCATCGCTATCCTCGGCATACTGCTTTCCAATCCAGTCGGAGGCGAGTTGCAGGGTCTGTACTCCGAATGGCGAGTCATCCGCCTCCTCGTACATCTCCGAATCGGACTCCGTGTCCGTTTCGTCTGAGCTGGACAGCTCCGACTGCGAATCGTTGTTGGATTCGGGCAGGAAGTTGCGTCCCGACCACTCGTGCTCGTCAATGACATTGGCCTCGTCATCCGACATGGCATCGGCGGAGGCGGCTGCAGCGGAGGCCCTGGATGTTTCCAACAGATCCACCGTGTCCCTGGGCGGAGTAGTGTCCATAGGTTCGGCGGCGagagcggcagcagcagcagcggcctGGGGTGCGGATGGAGCAGCAGGTGAGGCAGGCTGGGCGCCAGCAGATTTCTGGGAGAAATAgattcatttagtttttaatttccaGTTTAGAATATCTCCACTTACCCTGGCCTTGTTGGTGCGTTGGGGCAGCGGCTTGGGCGGCAACCGGAAGTGCTGCGTACAATAGAAGCGTCCTTGGGGATCGTCGCGATCGAAGGCGTAGCCGCCCAGGCGCAAGTTGGTGTGGCAGTGGTGGCACTTAAGGCAATTGCGGTGCAGGACCAGCCCCTCCACGGTGGTCTTCTCCATCAGGTAAACGGTTTGCTTGCAGAAGCGGCACTTTTCGGAGGCAGCCTGCTTTTTGAAGGCCAGCGCCACCTTGGAACTCTGTTAGGCGTccaaatacaatttattagaACGATCTTATGGCATTGGGCATAGTAGTAACATAATTAACAATTAACATTTGCTTGGCATTGCAATGAGTTTTATGAATGAGTGGTCTAATGACTATATGCTCGTGTGAATGTGAGGATGTTGAGATCCTGGAAGCACgctaacaacaacaacgggaGCACTAGCAGCAAGAGCAACTACACAAGTAGCTGCAACCACAGGAAGCCACCACAAAAAtaggcaaaaaaaataaataaaacgcaAAGCAAGTAAAGGGCAAACCATTTAAAGAAATCCACAACACAAAAGGATAATTATAATAACAGGAAGGTGGGATGAACACAAAATTACTCACAGATTTGGGTATGActgtgttggtgttggtggtGGCATTGCTGCTGGCGTTCTTCTCATCCGAATTGGCCTCGTCCTTTTTGCCGAACTGGCCCGCGATTGAGGCCACCTTGTTGCGACCCCGCTCGCCCACGTCCAGGTTGTGGCCCTCCTTCAGCTGCTTGTCGAGATTCCGAATCGTCTGATCGATGTCCTTGAATTTCTCAGCCTCGCGGGAGTCCTGCCGCTGCGGCTTGGACATCTTGTGCTGCCGTGCCTGGAACTGCTCCTTGCTCCACTTGGGCACCTTCTCTCGGCCCTTGGGCCCATGGATCTCCGTCTTCTTGGAGAGTTCGATCTTCTTCTCGATTTCGCGCACATTCCAGTCATTCGAGTCGATCTTGCCAATGGCCCGCATCAGATCCTTGGGCTTCTTGTCGGCCCCGTGACCGCCGCGTCCCGTCATCCGCTGTTCCATGTTCCGGATGCGGTCACTGAACTGCTCATCCGCCGTGCGGGGCATGGCTGAGGGTATGTCGCCACGTTCGCGATCCTTTGGTGGGGTTTTATTCGTGTCGCGGTCGATGGTTCGGTGTTGGTGTGTATTTTTGgggcatttaaaataaaatcggAGATCGGGTGGCAGGATGTCGGGGTGAAGAAATCAAAATTTATAGATATACGTAAATACTTTACTTTTAAAGTCCGCAACAACATAAACGATCAACTCAAAAGGCAAACAGTTTAAGCTAACATAAAGTAAGCTTAAAGTAGAGGCCCATTCGGAAGGGTTAGGAGGACAAGCTTGAAACTTGGCGTCTGCATTTTAGTATCTGGCAGATCTTAAACTTCTATGTTTTAGAACTTAAATATAAAACTCGGGCAGATCTCTTCTTTAGTTGGGTTAACCGCTCAGTCACAAATATATTAGCCTTTCTTGAACTTAATAGTTAGCATTCAATCTTAGATTTATTGATTTTAGGGGCAGAACATCAGCGTTAGTCGTGGGTTAGGAGCAACAGTGTCCTCTGGCAGGACCAAGACAAGAACAACAACGAAGATAACGCCGCGTGCAGGAGCAGGAGAACGCAAAGTTCTCCCATCGCTTACGGGAAACAGAAGCTTCCGCTCCAGGTCCTTGACACGATCGTTGAAAACCGGAGCCTGCTGTCGATAGAGGAATATCGAATAGTCCTCGAAGGGGGTGCCGTCTTCGGCCACACCCCCCTCGCCAAGGCCGCCCTCGCGGAGTAACTTTCCCGCCTGGAGGAGCTGTAAGCTCTTATAGAAGTTCTGGGTCTGATGGTAGCGCTGCTGGCGCCTCTTGCTCATCCGCTCCTGACGATTCTCCTCGATCTCCTGCAGACGCTGCTGGCGCTCCTCCTGCGCAGCAGATTAGGATAGTGAAACACACATTGGAGATTTGGGTGGGGGTACTGGGTGGAGGGTCTTGTCTTTCCTCACAAGGATGTGAGACTTTTTGGGGCGTGATTTGTTTTGGGACGGACACGAAGCGATGACTACTTTCTATGGACTACTTCTAGGATGGACTACGTGGCTATGACTAGGGAATGATTCGATACAATGAGGACCACACACTGGAGGACAACACTGGGACAATTGGACACTGAGCGAACTGACCTCATTGATGGATTCGTATGCGCTAATGGCGTTACTGAGTTCATGACAGAGAGCTGTTCTCAGCAGGAGCTGAACCTTGGGAGCAGAGTTGTTCGATTGATTTGATTTGGGTTTCATATGATACTGCGATTTCTTGAGATTTACTTTGTGTGGTtaacaattaattaatttcgtATGTATATGTACATGATAGATTGATTTAAAACGAATTTAACAAATTTATGGCAATGAAAGAAATACAATTCGAATGTATAATAACGAAACAAGTGCAAACGGCTGAAGAGGTGCTCGGAAATGGCTCACTCTTCAGCCTTCTGGACCTGGTTTATGGAATCGATCCATGATAGGACATAATGCCAGCATCTACTCACAATATTGGCGGTCTTGTCGGTCTGTCGGCGTTTCTTCGAGCGACGAGGAGTATCGTTCTGACCTGAAGCGAGAAAATAAGACAATAAATTCGCACTCACTAACCGATCGTACAGGCAGTAACTTCTTCTCCGGAGTGGTTTCCCTATCAATCCACTTAAAACTATAATATTCACTTAGCTGCCACTTTAATTTTAACATTCGATTACAAGAATGGGGGAACTGAACTCGAATTTTGAATCAATTGGTTATcgaaaacacaaaacaaaatctGAGCATCGTGCAGCAAAGCGAACTATAATCGATCAAGACATTCCTCTCCTCGAATTGAGATTTTATTGCCACTTTACAATTTCACGGGAACGGGCGCTTCTCCGCCACCCACTCCGAGATTCATTTATCTGCCAGACTACGATGTACGATGGTTATCTTTAACACACCCGGCTGCAAGCTGCTTCCCGCTCCAGTTGCCCCTCCGCTGCCGGCCACTCCTCCGCCACCGGATCCCGCGGCCACACCTCCGCTCTGCATCAACTGCTCGTGGCGACGCTGCCGCTTGGCCcgctcctcctccagcacggATCGCCGCTGTACAGTCGTCGGTACGTCCACCGCATCCTGCATGGGTGACTTGGCTTTCGGTTTCGTGGCCAGCAGCTTGGAGAAGTCCGGCTGGGCGTGGGCATGGTTGATCCTATACTTCTGGCGCAGGTCACTGAAGTCCATTTTGGGGTGCTTGATGTGGGGGATCTCGCCGCGGAACAGCTCGCAGATCTGGTCCAGGTAGGCCAGCCAGACCCGCGACTCCACGTCCGTGAGATCCAGCGACTGCTTGGCGGTCATGATGCGATTTATGTGCAGCTCCCGGTCCAGAACGGCAAAGGCCAGTTCGTTGCACTCCAGGGGACTCATGTCTTTGGTGGCCGCCAAGTCTATGAGATCAGGGCGATAGCTACGGAAGAAATCCAGGTGTAACAAAGGAGCCTAATTTTGTTTCATCCAACACTCACCGACTGATGAGGGCACACAGGACACGTCCGTTGCGAAAAACATCCGAAGGCTCCTTCAGCTCCGCCGCAAAGTTATGCGAGTGCAACTGGGCACTGATCCATCGCAGTAGTGTGGCTCCTTGGGGCAGAGTATctaaaaaaacataaacactTTTAATAAAGAGCTCTTGGAAAACAAATCAACAGTGCTACTGACCTCCACTGCGTCGCTTTCGCCTGCCGGGAGTGTCCACATGGGGCGCCTGCAACGCATGCGTATCCATGAAGGTCTGCTCCAGAATGGAGGGGTCGTCGGTGTCCACCAAATGCTTCACCTGCCAGCTATTAACCGAATCCCTGTTCAGATTGGGATAACGCGTGGCCGGGTCCACCGTATAGGCACTGATGTCCCTTTGCAGAGTGTCCGGCGTGGTTTGGTTCAGCAGCCTGTAGATACTCTCTCGCTGCGCCAAGACACCCAGAGTACTGTTCTGGGGATTAGACCACAGCTTGATCGCATAGGCGGCGTCCATGCTGGAGAGGAAGCCGCGAGCACAGCCCGATCCCGTGGGCCAGAAGGGCTCCAGCAGGCTGTCGCCTACAAGGCACTGCAGCAATCGACATCCTTTGCGGACAATTACCCGGCAGGACATCTCGGCGGCGAACATCGACGTGAAGTCAAACATGGCCACGTCCGGCTTGCCGTAGTGATTCACCGCAAACTCCAGATTGGGCATCTGGTACTCCGTGGAGAACTCGGCCGCCTCGCGGGCATAGTCGTGCAGCTTCTGGGTGTCCACGTTGGCAGGGGCCAGAAGCTCGCCGGGATCGGCCATGTCCTCGATTATCACGCCCTTGTCGATCAGACTGTGCTTCTTGGCCGTCATCACAAAGTAGTGCGTCTCGTCCTTGTAGTAGACAATGTTCTCCAGGTCGATGCCGGTCTTGCCGTAGAGCTCCTTGAAGAAGGCCTGGTTGAAGATGAAGGCCACACCGCTGATCTCCTCCACCTTGGCCTCGGCCTCGGTCTTCTTGTTTATGAAATTAGCGGTGATGGCGATCGCCAGCTTGCCGCGGAACTCCTTGCGTCTGAAGTCCAGCATGTTCCGCTTGCCGTCTGCGCCAATCAGGACGTCGAACTCGTAGTGGGAGACGGCGTGATCCGATGGGGAAACAGCTGCCCTCCAGCCGCCTCCCTCGCCGTTGGGCTCCACGGCGTGCTCGAAGCTGACGCCCTCGTGGATCTCCACTCCCAGGAGCAGGGCCACCTTGAGCAGCATGCACTGCAGCTGCCGGATAGAGATGTGGTCGATGGAGCCGGCACAGAACTTTCCGTAGAACTTCTTGGCGCCCAGATTGCGCAGATCCGTGATCACGAAGGGCCACAGGTGGAGTACATTGTTGCGGGTGATGCGGTCGCGCTTCTCCAGCACCACCACCTTGGCGCCCAGGAGCTGGGCTTCGATGGCGGTGCGCAGGCCGCAGGGCCCGGCTCCGATCACCAGTACCCGGGTGCCGGAGCAGGCCGCCCCCTTTCCGTAGACCCGGTGGGCGGCGCGGGCGTCGAACTTCTTCCACAGCGCCTGCGCCTTCCAGGAGCGCACCTTGGCCTTCAGCCGGGGATAGAAGTCGTTGAGCGGCGATGGACGCAGCCCCACCGCCTCGCACATGGCCCGGTGCAGTGCCAGGATCTGGCGCATCGTGGTGGCCACGCAGAGGAGATCGAACAGCTCCGCCGCCTCCGCGGCTGCGGCATGCTCCGCCAtgagcagctgttgttgctgctgctgctgggccgtcagctgctgttgctgctgcggctggtggagctgctggtggtggtggtggtggtgccgcTGGTGTTGGCGGCTCATTCTGCGAGAACGAAAAGAGAGAACGGGAATCAGGGATTAGTCGGGTGTGGTTTCTGTGGTGTGGAGATGTAACAGTGGTGTTCTGGACAACGATACATGCACATGGCAGCTGGGCAATACAACTCACACATGGGTCTGCCTTGTGTTTTGGCCTTAAATATTATTCTCATTTGACAGATTTTTCATTCACATTTCCCTAAATGCGAAatgcttttgtttattttcgcaGATCTTCGCCGTTTTTCGTGCGCCGTCTTGGCTGtcaaattaatttgaattaattAAGCGAATTAAACAGTCGTGATTCCGAGATATACCCTATTTAagctaattaaaataatttaattatgaGGAAAGGAAAACATAACCCCACAGATCTAAGACCAAAGACCTCTTAAACCTAAttcatatttttcattttattcatTCCATTATCCGATTGAAAATGCCTTCCTTTGTGAGGGCATATCCTGACCTGCTTTAATGTCAACGAACCATCCTTTCTTTCCTCGGAATGGACAACCCTTCCCCACATGCAAATACGTAAACAATATAaaagttttactttttaaatattcacaAGATACACAAGCTGCTAAAAGCCGAAAGATACACAAACTCCCCCGCGGCAAAAAAAGCATTTTAGAGCCAACAAAGACCTTTAATTTGAACTTGTCATCGTCTTCCCAGTTGCATTCACATTTCTCAGCTTACTCGAATCTCGACGGCGAGCATTATACTTCAATTAATTGAATCAGAGAGAATTACTCATGCTGCGGTGCGGGTCAGTGGTAAAAAAATATGGGGAATTTCCGAACAAAGAACACGGCCTGGCCCAAGACGAACTGGACGATACTCTTCCCCTCGAAAACAAGTCACTTGGAAGCCATCAACAACCTTTGTAGTTTGCCCAACTTGGGGCTATAATTGGAACTGGCCCCGGGAGGGAAGTGATGACTAGTGAACCAGACACAAAAGCCAAAGGCAAATGAGCCGGTAAAAGGCTGCCACTCGAGTTTGAACTTCTGCTTGGATCCGCCTAGACAGGCAACAACCTGACAATGGACATTCGGTGGCTCAAAACCGGGAACTGCCGGCCCACCCACTTGTGCCGTGGTGCAAGGTGGGAGCACTCAAGTGAAGTGGAGtgggaataaaataaaaatgaaaagtaagcCACAACCGCAGCTGTTCGTTCTTTGTGCGAATGTGAATGTGAATGTGAATGTGAATGTGAATGTCCCGCACTTGCTCACAAAGGACAATAGCCCTGGGGGTAAGGGAAAGAACAACGCCATAAAGGAGGACACGAGTCATTGCCCCATTTTTGTGGCCTGGCCAGGATCAGCATAAGGAAAGGGTGCTTGCTCCCGATTCGCAACGATGGTAACATGAACCATTGCCTAGTTTATTTGACGCCAGTTAAGGTTGAATGTGTGGTGGTTGTATGGATGGTGTGGGTCTTCGCATGGAGCACTCACAAAACTGTGCAATGGGTCTTACAATTTGCAATAATGGAGAATTTGTTTAGAGTAGGGGCGAGACTGGCAGCATGAGAATGACATCGTCCATGGGCACGTCTCCGGACGGGGTGTGCTCTCGCTGCTCGCCGGCTGAGACGCGGCGGTAGCGGTTCACGATCACCATCGGTGGCGATCCGTCCAGCTGCTGGAGCTTGAGCATCAGTTCCGACATCTGTGGCAGCGGCTGTCCGGCGGCACTCGCATTCCCGTCATCGTCGTCTCCGCCGCTGCTACTTGACTGGCTGTCCAGGGCCAGGATCTCTGCCGCATACTGGTCGATGTCCCGGCTCAGCTGGTCCACCACTGGCTGCACCACCGAGTACCGGCCACCGCTGCAGCTAAAGAACCCCTGGCGCACCCCACCCTCGAGCACATCGGTCACCACTGGGCGGATGGGTTGCAGCGGCAGCTTATAGACATCGGCCACACGCTCTGCAACCTCGAAACTAGTTGCCGGACGACCGAGCACCTTCAACACCTCTAGCACCAGTGCACCGTTCTGCTTGCCCAGATTGGTCGGATTCATATTTGTGGATTCAGTTAGACCAGAGGAGCTCTCCGCGATTCGAATCGATTCGGTTCGACTCAAAGATATACGATTTTAGATGCTTCTGACTTTcgttgtttttagttttcgtATTGCTAAAAATTAACAATGAATTTATAAGTTTGTACTTTTGCGGCGTCGGCCTAATCTAAATAGGAaaatctaaatatttttggtgaaaaaaatatttctagaaATGTAGCTAGTCCCGAGGTTTGTGATATACTAATACGAATGCCGGATGATCTGTAAGTTATCGTTTGGAGATGATAGGGGAAGCTTGCTTGGTTTTGTGGAATGGAGTTCCTTAAACCCTATCTTGTTTTGGCAGCTAGTCTAGGATATGTCGGAAtgccataaatatttttctttatctcACAATAATGGAAGCACGGAAGGGGGCACTTTGAA
This window contains:
- the LOC6499928 gene encoding uncharacterized protein LOC6499928 → MNPTNLGKQNGALVLEVLKVLGRPATSFEVAERVADVYKLPLQPIRPVVTDVLEGGVRQGFFSCSGGRYSVVQPVVDQLSRDIDQYAAEILALDSQSSSSGGDDDDGNASAAGQPLPQMSELMLKLQQLDGSPPMVIVNRYRRVSAGEQREHTPSGDVPMDDVILMLPVSPLL